A segment of the Gemmatimonadales bacterium genome:
TCGCCGCGAAGGCGTTGGCCGAGGCCATCGACGCGGAAATCGTTGCGATCGGCGCGGAGGATCAGATCGCGGACGTGCCCGCGGCGCTGCGGATTTCGGTGGGCACGTGGGGGCTCGGCGCCGGGGAGCACGCGCCGCGCGGTGGCGCCGCGGCCGATCGGCAGCGCGCCGTGCGGGCAGGGCAGCTCACGGGGCATGCGGTGGAGCGCGCGGTGCGGCTCGTGCAGGCCGGCGAAGTCGATGCGATCGTAACGGGGCCGGCCCAGAAGCACGCGCTCCACCTGGCCGGCTTTCCCTATCCCGGTCATACCGAGTGGCTGGCGCATCTCGCCGGGGATGTCGACGTGGCGATGATGCTCGCGGCGGAATCGCCGGCCGACGCGGGATCAGCGGGCGGGCAGCCCCGCGGTGCGGGGCCAGGCGCACTCGCCCGCGGCGCGCTGCGCGTGGTACTCGTCACTACCCACGTGCCGCTCCGCGACGTGCCGGCGCTCGTCACCATGGACCGCGTCGTTCGCACGGGACGCATCACCGAGCGCGCGCTGCACGAGCTGTGGGGCATCGCCGAGCCCCGGCTCGCCGTGTGCGCGCTCAATCCGCACGCCGGCGAGGCAGGGCTCTTCGGCGACGAGGACGAGCGCGTGCTCCGCCCCGCGGCCAGGATGCTCGGCGCCGCCGGGCCGCTGCCGGCCGACACCGTCTTCGTGCGGGCGATGCGCGGCGAGTTCGACGCCGTGCTGGCGCCGTATCACGACGTGGGGATGACGGCCATCAAGGTGGCCGCATTCGGCGAGGCGGTGAACGTGACGCTCGGGCTGCCATTCATCAGGACGTCACCCGATCACGGCACCGCGTTCGACATCGCGGGCCAGGGCCGGGCCGATGCATCGAGCATGCGCGCGGCGCTCGAGCTGGCCGCCCGGCTCGCGCGGCGCCGCCGGGTTACTGCCGCTGGAGCCGCGCCATCAGCTCGAGATAGCACTCCAGCTTGAGCTTCTGGCTCGCGCGGTTGGCCACCAGCACGGCGCCCACCTCGAGAATCGTCTCCCGCTCCACCAGCCCGTTCGCCTTGAGCGTGGCCCCCGTGTCCACCAGATCGACGATCCAATGCGAGAGGTTGAGCAGCGGCGCGACCTCGACCGACCCGCCGACGTGCACGATGTCGACCGGCCGCCCCAGCGCGTTGAAGTGCTCGCGCGCGAGCCGGGGATACTTGGTGGCAACGCGGGCCGTGGCACCGCCGGGCAGCGCCGGATACGGCGTTGCCGAGGGTGCCGCCACCACGAGACGGCAATAACCGAAGCCCAGCTCCAGCGGCTCCAGCACGTCCGCGGGCGTCTCGCGCAGCACGTCGGTGCCGGTGACGCCGAGGTCCGCGGCGCCGCTCTCGACGTACACCGGCACGTCGGCCGGTTTCACCACCAGAAACTCGATGTCGGGATCGCTCGACGGAACGAGCAGCCGCCGGCCGGCGTCGGGCATCGGCTCGGCGCCGGCGCGGCGGAAGCGCTCGACCGACGGCTCGAGCAGCCGCCCCTTGGCGAGCGCGATGCGCAGGCGGCTCACGCGCCGAGCTCGGCCAGCACGTCGACGTCGAGAGCCAGACCGACGGCCGGCATCGGACGCCCGAAGCGACCCATCAGATCGTCGTAGCGGCCGCCCGCGCCCGCCGCCCGGCCCGCACCGGCCACGAACAGCTCGAAGTGGATGCCGGTGTAGTAGTCGAGCCCGCGCACTTCGCCCAGATCGTACACCAGGTGCGCGCGCTCGGCGGGATCGAGTGCGGCGTCGAGCGCGAGCAGATGCTCGAGCCCGCCGCGCGCGGCGGCAGGCGCCGAGCGAAGCGCGCGCTCGATCGCGTCGCGCCGGCCGATCACGAACGGCAGCTCGAGCAGCGCCTGTACCTCGGCGCCCGCGCCGCCGCGCGCCCCATCGAGCGCACGCGCCAGGCTGCCGCGATCCTTCCGGTCGATCCACCGCCGCACGTCGGCGCGAAGCTGCTCGTCGAGCGCCGCGAGCCCGCCCGCCAGCACACCCGCGTGGCCCAGGTTGAGCTGGAACTCCGTCGGCCCCGCCGCCTCGGCGAGCGCCAGCGCCAGGCGCACGATCTCGACGTCGGCGGAGAGGTCGCCCTGGCCCAACAGCTCGGCGCCCACTTGCAGCGTTTCGCGCGCCCGCCCGCCGCGCTCCGGCTCGTTGCGGTACACGGGTCCCGAATAGCAGAAGCGGAGCGGCCGCGCCGCGTCGGCGAACGTCGTCGCCGCCACGCGCGCGATGCTCGAGGTGAAATCGTAGCGCAGCGCCAGAATGCGCCCGTCTAGATCGACGAACCGGATGAGTCGCTCGGCCACGTCGGCCCCGCCGGCGCGGCGGAACACCTCCTCGTACTCGAAGGTCGGCGGGCTCGACTCCTCGTAGCCCGCCCTCTCGAGCACGCCCATCATCGCGCGCTGCAAGGCGCGGCGACGCCGGACGGCGTCGCCCGTGAGGTCAACGGCCCCGGGCGGAATGGCGGCAAGCGATGCGCGCGGCATGACGCGGGAAGATATCGGCGGCCGGTGCGCGCGGGAACGCCCGGCGCTCACGCTCAGCGCGGCCGCTCGGCGGTCTCTTCGGCGGGTTCGGGCTGGTTCTGGTGGACGCGGATGGTCCGCACGCGGCGGCCGTCCATCTCCGCGACCTCGAAGGTGAATCGGCCCGCGGCCACCCGATCGCCGGGGCGTGGCAAGCGGCCGAGCTGGCCGAACACGTAGCCGCCGAGCGTGGTGTAGTCGGCGTCGTCCAGCTCGGCGCCATACTCGGAGTTGAACTCGGTGATGGGCGTGGCGCCATCGAGCACGGGGCCGCCCACCACCGGCGTCGGGCGCTCCTGGCGGTCGTATTCGTCGAAGATGGGGCCCACGATCTCCTCCAGCAGGTCCTCCATCGTTACCAGTCCCGCCGTGCCGCCGTACTCGTCGAGCACCACCGCGAGGTGGGTCTTGAGGCGCTTCATGTCGGCCAGCACGTCCTCCACCTCGCGCGTCCCTGGCACGAAGAGCGGCGGACGCATGATGGTGCGGAGCTGTGCGCCCGGATGGGCGCGAAGGGCGCTCAGGATGTCCTTGGCGTGCACCACGCCCACGATCTCGTCCAGCGAGTCCTGATACACCGGGTACCGGCTCCGCCGCACCCGGGCCACCTCGTCGGCTGCCGCCTCCACCGGCGTCTCCGCCGCGAACGCCACCATCTGGGTGCGCGGCGTCATCACCTCCTGCGCCGTCTTCTCGCTGAACTCGAAGACGCCCTCGAGCAGCCTCGCGTCCTCCTGCAGGAGCTTGCCGCCCTCTTCGCTCTGCTCCACCAACATCCGGATCTCGTCGGCCGAGTGGAGCCGCTCGGTCTCGCCGGGCGGGTTGATGCCGGCGAGGTTGAGCAGCCAGTTGGAGCTGCGCCGGAGCAGCGCGATGGGCCCGGCCATCACCCAGCCGAACGCGAGCAGCGGGCCGGCTGTCCACGACGCCACGATCTCGGGGTGCACCAGCGCGAACGCTTTCGGCACCAGCTCGCCCAGGATGATGGTGACGTAGGTGACGATGGCGAACGCGACGATGGTGGCGACCGAATGGAGTGCAATACCGGCCACCGCCGCCGGAAGCCCGCTGAACCACCCGCGGATGAGCGCCGCCACCGCCGGCTCGCCCACCCAGCCCAGGCCGAGCGAGGCGAGCGTGATGCCGAGCTGGGTGGCGGAAATCGAGCGGTCGAGCGATTGAATGGCCCGGCGGGCAAAGGTAGCTTTGCGATTTCCTGCGCGGATCATCTCGTCGAGCCGCGTCTTCCGCGAGCTCACGAGGGAGAATTCGGTCGCCACGAAGTACGCGTTGGCGACGACCAGGAGCACGACCGCGACCAGGCCGAACGCCGTGGAGGCAGGTTCTGAGGGGTCCATACCGGGATAAGTCTAACAACGAGGCGATGTTACCGCGAGGGCCGGGATGGAAACGGCAGGCGTGATCCGCCGGATCGCCCTGCCGCCGCTCGAGCGGCTCGCGCCGTTTCTCCCTCGTGCGGGCGGCGTCGACCCGGCCACGCGCGACCAGGTGGCGCGCATCCTCGACGACGTGCGCCTGCATGGCGACGCCGCCGTCCGCCGCTACACGTGCGATTTCGACCACCTCGATCTCGCCCCCGCCGAATGGGAGCTCGGGCTCGACGCGTGGCAGGCGGCGCTCGCCCGCATCCCCGCCGCGCTGCGCGACGCGCTGACTCTCGCCGCCGGCCGCGTGCGCGCCTATCACGAGCGGCAGCGCGATTCCGGCTTCACCATCACCGACCCCGACGGCACCGTCCTCGGCATGCGGGTGAGGCCCCTGGACCGCGTGGGCCTTTACGTGCCCGGCGGCAAGGCGTCGTATCCGAGCTCCGTCATCATGAACGCGGTGCCCGCCGCCGTGGCCGGCGTGGGGGAGATCGTCGCCGTGGTGCCGCCGGCCGGCGCCACCGACGCGGTGCTCGCGGCCTGCGCGCTCGCGGGAGTGACCCGAATCTTCCGGATCGGCGGCGCGCAGGCGGTGGCCGCGCTCGCGTTCGGCACGCGGACGGTGCCGCGCGTGGACAAGGTCGTCGGACCGGGCAATCGCTGGGTGGCCGAGGCCAAGCGTCAGCTCGCGGGACAGGTGGGCATCGACATGATCGCGGGCCCGACCGAGGTGCTCATCCTGGCCGATGACACCGCGCTGCCGGACCGTGTCGCCGCCGACCTCATCGCGCAGGCCGAGCACGACGAGGATGCCAGCGCGTGGTGCGTCACCACCGATGCCGCGCTCGCCGGCGCGATTCCGGCGGCGCTCGAGCGGGCGCTGGCCGGCGCGCCACGGGAGGCGATCGCCCGGGCGTCGCTCGCGCGGAATGGCCTCGTCGTGCTCGTGCCTGGGCTTCGCGACGCCGTCGAGGTAGCTAACCTCCGCGCGCCCGAGCATCTCGAGATCGTGGCCCGGGACGCCGAAGCCATCGCGTCCCAGGTGCGCCATGCCGGCGCCATTTTTCTCGGCGACGACACCCCCGAGCCCGTGGGCGACTACGTCGCCGGCCCGAGCCACGTGCTCCCCACCGCGGGTACCGCGCGCTACGCCTCGCCGCTCGGCGTGTACGATTTCGTGAAGCGCACGAGCATCATCCGCTACAGCCGGGCGCGACTGTGCAGCGACGCGGCGGCAATCGAGGCGCTCGCCGAGGCGGAGGGATTGGCGGGGCATGCGGAGGCGGTGCGGGGGCGGACGGGCGGACAGGCGGACAGGCGGACAGGCGGACAGGCGGGCGGGCGGACGGACGGAGAGGGGGAGGCGCGTTAGGTTTCGCCCATGGACGCGACGCGACCGAACTGCACCCATTTTACCGCTGACCGCCTGCCCGCCGGAGGTCCGTTCGTCCGCCCGTCCGCCCGCCCGCCCGTCCGCCTCTTATGGTCCGTCCTGGCGCTCACCGGCGCGTTCATGATCGTCGAGGTGATCGGCGGCTGGTTGAGCGGCTCGCTCGCGCTCCTCGCCGACGCGGGGCACATGCTCACCGATGTGGGGGCGCTCGGGCTCTCGCTCTTTGCGGCGCGCATCGCGCTCCGGCCGGCGGACGAGGCCAAGACCTACGGCTACCAACGCTGGGAGATCATCGCCGCGTTGGTGAATGGCGCCGCGCTCGTCGCCATTACCGTATGGGTCGTGGTCGAGGCGGTGCGGCGGATCAGCAATCCCTCCCCGATCCGGCCGGGGCTCTTCCTCGCCGTGGCGGTGGCCGGGCTCATCGTCAACGTCGTGAGCCTCTCGCTCCTCCACGGCGCCCGCGAGGGCAACCTCAACACCCGCGGCGCCTACCTCCACATCCTGGGCGACGCGCTGGGCTCGGTGGGCGCCATCGTTGCGGCCGTCATCGTCTGGGCCACCGGCAACACCATCGCCGACCCGGTGCTCTCGATCGCGCTCGCGCTGCTCATCCTGGTCGGTGCGTGGCGGCTGGTGCGGGAGAGCACCGACGTGCTGCTCGAGGCGGTGCCGAAAGGCATCTCGCTGGGCGAGGTCGAGCGGTGCATGCGCGGCGTGGCCGGCGTCACCGCGGTGCACGACCTCCACGTCTGGACCGTCGCAAGCGGCATGGTCGCCATGAGCGGCCACGCCGTCGTTCCCGACCTCCGCACCCACCCGGGCGTGCTCGACGGCATTCAGGCCGAGATGGCGCGGCTCGGCATCGGGCACGTGACGGTGCAGTTGGAGGTGGAGGACGGGTGCGTGGAGCCGGTCGTGCCGCTCCGTCCCCATCACCCTGACGCGCAGGCCCACGCGCACCATCATCACTAGGATTTCGAGGGGGTTTCGAGGCCTCCCGCCGTCTCTTGCGGTGGGCAGAGGGCGGGTCTATATATGCCCCGCGGTGGCCCGGGCGGTCCGGGCTGCTCGCATCTTGGACCGCACGGAGACGCGGAAGCCGAAGTCGTGATTCGCAATCTCGCCATCATCGCCCACGTTGACCATGGCAAGACCACGCTGGTCGACCAGATGCTCCGCCAGGCTGGTGCCTTCCGCGCCAACCAGCAGGTGGAGGAGCGCGTGATGGATTCCAACCCGCTGGAGCGGGAGCGGGGGATCACGATTCTGTCCAAGAACACCGCGGTGCACTGGGGCGGCGTCAAGATCAACATCGTCGACACTCCGGGCCATGCCGATTTCGGCGGCGAGGTGGAGCGCATCCTCCGGATGGTGGACGGCGTGCTCATCCTGGTCGACGCGGCCGAAGGTCCGATGCCGCAGACCCGGTTCGTCACTCGAAAGGCGCTCGCCTTGGGGCTCCGGCCCATCGTCGCCATCAACAAGATCGATCGGGCCGACGCCGAGCCGCTCCGGGTGCACGACGAGGTACTCGGGCTCTTCATCGACCTCGAGGCCACCCACGAGCAGCTCGACGCCCCTTTCCTTTATACGTCGAGCCGCGCGGGGACGGCGACACCCGATCTGGCCCAGCCCGGCCAGGATCTCATGCCGCTCTTCCGGGCCATCGTGGACCACGTGCCGGCGCCCAGGGGCGATCCCGAGGGCCCGTTCCAGATGCTGGTCTCGACGCTCGATTTCTCCAGCTTTCTCGGACGAATCGCGATCGGCCGCATCGAACGTGGCCGGGTAAAGGTGGGCGACCAGGTGGCGCTGCTCCCGCTGGGCGAGCCGGGGCTCGCCGCCGACGAAGCGGCGGAGCGGAACCGGGTGACCAGGCTCTACACATTCGACGGGCTCAATCGGGTGGAGATCGATCGCGCCGAGGCGGGCGACATCGTGGCGCTCGCGGGGTTCGACACGATCGAGATCGGGAAGACGTTTGCCGCGGTGGAGACGCCGGAGCGGCTCGAGGGCATCGCGGTGGAGGAGCCCACGATCTCGGTCGACCTCATCGTGAACAACAGCCCGTTCGCGGGGCGCGAGGGGAAGTACGTCACCAGCCGCCAGGTGCGCGACCGGCTCTACCGCGAGCTCGAGCGCAACGTGGCGCTCCGGGTCGAGCCGACCGAGAGCCCCGACACCCACACCGTCTCCGGCCGCGGCGAGCTGCACCTCGGCATCATGATGGAGACGATGCGGCGCGAGGGGTACGAGTTCCAGGTCTCTCGTCCGCGAGTCATCACCAGGACCGGCCCCGACGGCGAGCGGCTGGAGCCGTACGAGGAGCTGATGATCGATGTGCCGGAAGAGTACATGGGCGTCGTCATGGAGAAGCTGGGGCCTCGGCGCTCGGAGCTCACCGAGATGCGGAATCCGGGGCAGGGCGTCGTGCGGATGACGTTCCGGATTCCGGCGCGCGGGCTTTTCGGCTACCGCTCGGAGTTTCTGACGGACACGCGCGGCATGGGAACGATGCATCATCGGTTTCTCGATTACGGGCCGTGGGCGGGCCCGCTCGCCGGGCGGAAGCGCGGGGTGCTGGTGGCCGACCGCGAGGGCGTGGTGGTGGCGTACGCGCTGGGCAACCTGCAGGAGCGGGCGCAGATGTTCGTGTCGCCGGGAGACCACGTGTACGAGGGATTGATCGCGGGCGAGAGCGCGCGCCTGGGCGACATGGACGTGAACGTGACGAAGGAAAAGAAGTTGACGAACATGCGGGCGTCGGGCTCCGACGACAACATCCTGCTCGAGCCGCCGCGCGAGATCACGCTCGAATACGCTCTCGAGTACATCGAGGAAGACGAGCTGATCGAAGTGACGCCGAAGGCCATCCGCCTGCGGAAGCGGGTGCTCGCGGCAAACGATCGCAGGAAGGCCGCCCGGGCCGCCCGGGTGGCGGACGCTTCGTAGGCGGCACCCCCTCTCTCAGATGGCGGAGGACATCATGGTGGCCCGGGAACCCTTGTTGGAGGCCCTCGAGATGCGTCGCCGGTTCGACGAGGATGAGGACGAGATGGACGACGACGCCTTCGGCTTCGGCGAGGACGACGACGATCTGGATGAGGATGACGACGATCTGGACGAGGACGATGAAGATCTGGATGAGGAGGACCTGGACGACCTCGATGATCTCAGCGAGGAGGAAGAGGATTTGCGGTGACACGAGGCGGGACGGGCGGTGTCCCCTCTTCCGCCTTTACCGCCCTCACCGCGCGCGCATATCTTGCGTGCACTGGGGCCTGTAGCTCAGGTGGTTAGAGCGCACGCCTGATAAGCGTGAGGTCGGTAGTTCAACTCTACCCAGGCCCATCACAACACGGTCCGGCAACATCTCGCCCCGCTGACACTTCGCTGTTGGCGGGGCGTTGTGCAGGAGATGCGGTAACAGCCGACGAGCGAGGGCGGTAACACGTTCGCCTGTTACCACTCACCGCGACCGGCTCACACCGCGAGCGCTTTGAGCCGATCGCCGAGCGCTTTCCGATGCTGCTCGACCCGATGCTCGACCACCCCGAGCGATGCCGCACCGCGCCCAGATGGCTGTACACGCGCTGGACCGCTACACCACGGTTGGCGTGCCCATGAGTGCTGCGTGCTGCGGGACCCTTCATCGCTTCCGGGTCGCACCGCACACTGTGTCGCGATGACTCCTCTCATGATGTCGCATCGGCCTCGATTGAACCGGTGGTGGTGTAGATTGCAGATGTCGCTCGAAGCCCAGTCGATTGCAACCGCGAGCCTACAGGGACGAGTGGTGGCGGCCACGGAGCGACAAGAAGCAACTGGCGATGCAAGCGAAGGAAGTCACGGCGAGTGGGCAGATGCCGAGCGGTCCAACCTCTGTGGGCGGTCTGAGCGGGGGAACAGGGGAGCTGCACGGGTCGTGCGAGGAGCCCGGTACTGCTCTCCCGGACCGTGCGCGGATCATCACTCGAGCCCAACGGAGCACATCATGGCCATCCGTCTGCAAGAGATTCACCCGTCGCTCGTGCACCTACCGATCTCGCTGTTACCCGTCGCCATCAGTGCGGACGCACTGGGGCGGGCCACCGGGAGCCGCTCACTCCTCGAAACCGGGCGGCAGACCATACAGGTGGCCGCAGCCGGGGCTGCTGTCTCCGCCGTCTCCGGCCTCATTGCGCAAGAGGAGGTAAACGTCCAGGGCGAGACCATGGACATGCTCATTACGCACCGCAACATCAACCTCGCGGCGACTGTCCTGACCGGCCTCATGGCCGTGTGGCGGAGAGGGCGCTACCGGCCCTCGGTTGCCTATCTCGGCGTCGGCTTCGCTGGCATTGCCGCGCTCATCTACTCGGCGTATCTGGGCGGCACGCTCGTGTACAAGCACGGCGTTGGTGTGGAGCCCGCCGGCGGCCAGTACCGGAAGAACCCGCCCGAGTTCGGGGTGGCTGGGGAAACGGGAGCGTTCGTCAGGGGCGCGGCCACCGATCTCGTGCACGGCGTGAAGCATCTGGTGCAAGAGTTGGCGCAGGGGAAGATCGTGCCATGGCTCGCCGACGGCCGAGCCGCGCGACGGATCGAGGCTCCCCAGCGCGCCGAGCGTGCCGCTCCTGAACACACGGAGAGCGCGGCGACCACATGAGACGCGTGCAGCGTCCGCGCCGCTGGCGTGATTGCCAACCTTGAAGCGTCGCGCCGCCATGCTTGTCCTCCCTAGATAGTCGCTCATCAGATAGTCGCTCATCCGATGTCGCGATTGCAGGGCCAGGCCCACTCGTCGCTCGCCGCGCCGCCAGCGTCCCGCTCCCGGCAAGAGCTGAGCGTCCTGGCGCCGTTCCGCCTCGATCTCACCGTGAGCGCACTCCGGCGGTTGCCGACGAACGTCGTCGATGTGCTCACGCCGGATGGCGAATATGTGCGCGCGTTCGCCGGCGCGCACGGCTCCCCGCGCGGTCCTGTGATCGCGCGCGTTTCACAGGCGCGGCCTGATGCGCTCACCGTGACGATCGAGAGCGACGCGCGCGATGCGCTGGAGGACGCGCGGGTGCTCGCACTGGTGCGGCGCACGCTCGGGGTCGATCGCGATCTCGCACTCTTCGGCCGCTCCGCCGCGCGCGTGCCGTGGCTTAGTCCGTTGGCACGCCGCATGCGCGGCGTGAAGCCGCCGCGCTACCCCACGCTCTGGGAGGCGTTTGTCAATGCGATCGTTTTCCAGCAGGTGAGCCTACAAGCGGCCAGCACCATCGCGCGCCGACTGATCGTCACACTCGGCACTTCCATCGAGACCGAGGGCACGCCGCTGTATCTGTTCCCGAGCGCCGAGCGCGTGCTGGGGACGGCGGACGACGTATTGCGCGCTATGGGGCTCAGCACCGGTAAGATCGCGACGCTCCGGCGCGCCGGTGAGGCGCTCACCTCGGGCGCGCTCGACGAAGGGATGCTGGAGGAGCGGGCGAGTCCCGACGCCGCAGCATTGCTCCGCCAGATCAAGGGCATCGGCCCGTGGACGGCGACGGTCATCCTGCTGCGGGGGCTCGGGCGGCTGGATGTCTTCCCGATGAACGACACCAGCGTGGCGCGCAACGCCGCGCTCGTCGCGGGCGGCGTGCCGCTCGATGTCACGACGATTCTCGAGACACTGGCGCCTCAGCAGGGCATGTTGTATTACCATTTGCTCCTTGCGCGGCTCGAAGCGCGCGGCGAAGTGGGCCGCGCGTCCGTCGCGTCGCGCTGATGATCCTCGTCACATGGTATTCGAGACTCGAACCGACGGCCCGCCTGGTGGCATGCATTTCACGGACCCTGGAGCCGCGTCGGCGTCCGCTTCTTGACTCTGGGTGTCGCCTTCCCGTATCGCGAGTGCGGCGGCCAGCGCGAAAACGACGGCTCCGGGGAACCACATGAGTGCGCCGGCCAGTCGCTGATCGGCGAGCGCGGACGACAGTGTCGCTCC
Coding sequences within it:
- the pdxA gene encoding 4-hydroxythreonine-4-phosphate dehydrogenase PdxA, with protein sequence TGAGAEPTVGLSAESPPPFAPLPHAISSGRPSACPPVRLAVTLGDPRGIGPEIAAKALAEAIDAEIVAIGAEDQIADVPAALRISVGTWGLGAGEHAPRGGAAADRQRAVRAGQLTGHAVERAVRLVQAGEVDAIVTGPAQKHALHLAGFPYPGHTEWLAHLAGDVDVAMMLAAESPADAGSAGGQPRGAGPGALARGALRVVLVTTHVPLRDVPALVTMDRVVRTGRITERALHELWGIAEPRLAVCALNPHAGEAGLFGDEDERVLRPAARMLGAAGPLPADTVFVRAMRGEFDAVLAPYHDVGMTAIKVAAFGEAVNVTLGLPFIRTSPDHGTAFDIAGQGRADASSMRAALELAARLARRRRVTAAGAAPSARDSTPA
- the hisG gene encoding ATP phosphoribosyltransferase, with product MSRLRIALAKGRLLEPSVERFRRAGAEPMPDAGRRLLVPSSDPDIEFLVVKPADVPVYVESGAADLGVTGTDVLRETPADVLEPLELGFGYCRLVVAAPSATPYPALPGGATARVATKYPRLAREHFNALGRPVDIVHVGGSVEVAPLLNLSHWIVDLVDTGATLKANGLVERETILEVGAVLVANRASQKLKLECYLELMARLQRQ
- a CDS encoding ATP phosphoribosyltransferase regulatory subunit, with protein sequence MPRASLAAIPPGAVDLTGDAVRRRRALQRAMMGVLERAGYEESSPPTFEYEEVFRRAGGADVAERLIRFVDLDGRILALRYDFTSSIARVAATTFADAARPLRFCYSGPVYRNEPERGGRARETLQVGAELLGQGDLSADVEIVRLALALAEAAGPTEFQLNLGHAGVLAGGLAALDEQLRADVRRWIDRKDRGSLARALDGARGGAGAEVQALLELPFVIGRRDAIERALRSAPAAARGGLEHLLALDAALDPAERAHLVYDLGEVRGLDYYTGIHFELFVAGAGRAAGAGGRYDDLMGRFGRPMPAVGLALDVDVLAELGA
- a CDS encoding hemolysin family protein, with the translated sequence MDPSEPASTAFGLVAVVLLVVANAYFVATEFSLVSSRKTRLDEMIRAGNRKATFARRAIQSLDRSISATQLGITLASLGLGWVGEPAVAALIRGWFSGLPAAVAGIALHSVATIVAFAIVTYVTIILGELVPKAFALVHPEIVASWTAGPLLAFGWVMAGPIALLRRSSNWLLNLAGINPPGETERLHSADEIRMLVEQSEEGGKLLQEDARLLEGVFEFSEKTAQEVMTPRTQMVAFAAETPVEAAADEVARVRRSRYPVYQDSLDEIVGVVHAKDILSALRAHPGAQLRTIMRPPLFVPGTREVEDVLADMKRLKTHLAVVLDEYGGTAGLVTMEDLLEEIVGPIFDEYDRQERPTPVVGGPVLDGATPITEFNSEYGAELDDADYTTLGGYVFGQLGRLPRPGDRVAAGRFTFEVAEMDGRRVRTIRVHQNQPEPAEETAERPR
- the hisD gene encoding histidinol dehydrogenase, translating into METAGVIRRIALPPLERLAPFLPRAGGVDPATRDQVARILDDVRLHGDAAVRRYTCDFDHLDLAPAEWELGLDAWQAALARIPAALRDALTLAAGRVRAYHERQRDSGFTITDPDGTVLGMRVRPLDRVGLYVPGGKASYPSSVIMNAVPAAVAGVGEIVAVVPPAGATDAVLAACALAGVTRIFRIGGAQAVAALAFGTRTVPRVDKVVGPGNRWVAEAKRQLAGQVGIDMIAGPTEVLILADDTALPDRVAADLIAQAEHDEDASAWCVTTDAALAGAIPAALERALAGAPREAIARASLARNGLVVLVPGLRDAVEVANLRAPEHLEIVARDAEAIASQVRHAGAIFLGDDTPEPVGDYVAGPSHVLPTAGTARYASPLGVYDFVKRTSIIRYSRARLCSDAAAIEALAEAEGLAGHAEAVRGRTGGQADRRTGGQAGGRTDGEGEAR
- a CDS encoding cation diffusion facilitator family transporter, whose product is MDATRPNCTHFTADRLPAGGPFVRPSARPPVRLLWSVLALTGAFMIVEVIGGWLSGSLALLADAGHMLTDVGALGLSLFAARIALRPADEAKTYGYQRWEIIAALVNGAALVAITVWVVVEAVRRISNPSPIRPGLFLAVAVAGLIVNVVSLSLLHGAREGNLNTRGAYLHILGDALGSVGAIVAAVIVWATGNTIADPVLSIALALLILVGAWRLVRESTDVLLEAVPKGISLGEVERCMRGVAGVTAVHDLHVWTVASGMVAMSGHAVVPDLRTHPGVLDGIQAEMARLGIGHVTVQLEVEDGCVEPVVPLRPHHPDAQAHAHHHH
- the typA gene encoding translational GTPase TypA, which codes for MIRNLAIIAHVDHGKTTLVDQMLRQAGAFRANQQVEERVMDSNPLERERGITILSKNTAVHWGGVKINIVDTPGHADFGGEVERILRMVDGVLILVDAAEGPMPQTRFVTRKALALGLRPIVAINKIDRADAEPLRVHDEVLGLFIDLEATHEQLDAPFLYTSSRAGTATPDLAQPGQDLMPLFRAIVDHVPAPRGDPEGPFQMLVSTLDFSSFLGRIAIGRIERGRVKVGDQVALLPLGEPGLAADEAAERNRVTRLYTFDGLNRVEIDRAEAGDIVALAGFDTIEIGKTFAAVETPERLEGIAVEEPTISVDLIVNNSPFAGREGKYVTSRQVRDRLYRELERNVALRVEPTESPDTHTVSGRGELHLGIMMETMRREGYEFQVSRPRVITRTGPDGERLEPYEELMIDVPEEYMGVVMEKLGPRRSELTEMRNPGQGVVRMTFRIPARGLFGYRSEFLTDTRGMGTMHHRFLDYGPWAGPLAGRKRGVLVADREGVVVAYALGNLQERAQMFVSPGDHVYEGLIAGESARLGDMDVNVTKEKKLTNMRASGSDDNILLEPPREITLEYALEYIEEDELIEVTPKAIRLRKRVLAANDRRKAARAARVADAS
- a CDS encoding DUF2231 domain-containing protein, producing the protein MAIRLQEIHPSLVHLPISLLPVAISADALGRATGSRSLLETGRQTIQVAAAGAAVSAVSGLIAQEEVNVQGETMDMLITHRNINLAATVLTGLMAVWRRGRYRPSVAYLGVGFAGIAALIYSAYLGGTLVYKHGVGVEPAGGQYRKNPPEFGVAGETGAFVRGAATDLVHGVKHLVQELAQGKIVPWLADGRAARRIEAPQRAERAAPEHTESAATT